From one Perca fluviatilis chromosome 10, GENO_Pfluv_1.0, whole genome shotgun sequence genomic stretch:
- the LOC120566411 gene encoding catechol O-methyltransferase-like isoform X1, with amino-acid sequence MWLVVLSVPLLPAFIMVSSRYRVKVAALGHRALAWALRLVRGRVCVRSTHAFVFSKCTHGKVDSVLETFDLYTDTHPSLCISPQIGEALDEAVRRVRPSRVLELGMHCGYSSVRLLRLLPSAGRLITVELDPLTAELGEEIILVAGFKHSQFQVLTSSSAEAILTLRSVLELNQEASEGLNLVLMDHDPQQYLPDLLALEREELLCPSGCSVLLIYRNQRAGDLREILSYVRARPDCYCIKSTLQFMTEIIYQKESIRVDRVSRM; translated from the exons atgtggctcGTGGTCCTTTCTGTCCCGCTGCTTCCTGCCTTCATCATGGTATCCAGTCGGTATCGTGTCAAAGTTGCCGCGCTGGGACACCGAGCTCTGGCCTGGGCGCTGAGGCTGGTGCGAGGGAGAGTGTGTGTAAGGAGCACCCACGCCTTCGTGTTTTCCAAATGCACCCACGGCAAAGTTGACAGCGTCCTGGAGACCTTTGACCTTTACACCGACACACACCCCTCCCTCTGCATCAGCCCACAGATTG GGGAAGCATTGGATGAAGCGGTGAGGCGTGTCCGTCCCTCCCGGGTGTTGGAGCTGGGGATGCACTGCGGCTACAGTTCTGTCCGCCTGCTGCGtctgctgccctctgctggcaGACTGATCACAGTGGAGCTGGACCCGCTCACAGCAGAGCTAGGGGAGGAAATCATACTGGTGGCTGGCTTCAAACACTCCCAG TTCCAGGTGTTGACATCTAGCTCGGCCGAGGCCATCTTAACTTTGCGTTCAGTTCTTGAGCTTAATCAAGAAGCTAGTGAAGGGCTCAATCTGGTACTGATGGACCATGACCCCCAGCAGTACCTTCCAGACCTGCTGGCTctggagagagaggagctccTCTGCCCCTCTGGCTGCTCCGTCCTTCTGATCTACAGGAACCAAAGAGCCGGAGATCTCAGAGAAATCCTGAGTTACGTCAGAGCGAGGCCCGACTGCTACTGCATCAAGTCAACGCTTCAGTTTATGACAGAGATTATCTACCAAAAGGAAAGCATAAGGGTAGATAGGGTTAGCAGAATGTAA
- the LOC120566411 gene encoding catechol O-methyltransferase-like isoform X2: MKVFVTLEMNCTYHTGNLVFHPTVSHNIVSIILHPSAYLSSISFLTYVNNTPLCFTITVFCPQVIQATTKKKKNIDFGCFFKLCWEALDEAVRRVRPSRVLELGMHCGYSSVRLLRLLPSAGRLITVELDPLTAELGEEIILVAGFKHSQFQVLTSSSAEAILTLRSVLELNQEASEGLNLVLMDHDPQQYLPDLLALEREELLCPSGCSVLLIYRNQRAGDLREILSYVRARPDCYCIKSTLQFMTEIIYQKESIRVDRVSRM, from the exons atgaaagtcTTTGTAACTCTTGAAATGAACTGTACATATCACACTGGGAATTTAGTATTTCACCCGACTGTGTCACATAATATTGTTTCTATCATCTTACATCCATCTGCATATTTATCGTCCATAAGTTTCTTAACTTATGTTAATAATACACCACTTTGTTTTACTATTACTGTATTCTGCCCACAGGTAAttcaagcaacaacaaaaaaaaaaaaaaacatcgacTTTGGATGCTTCTTTAAACTGTGCT GGGAAGCATTGGATGAAGCGGTGAGGCGTGTCCGTCCCTCCCGGGTGTTGGAGCTGGGGATGCACTGCGGCTACAGTTCTGTCCGCCTGCTGCGtctgctgccctctgctggcaGACTGATCACAGTGGAGCTGGACCCGCTCACAGCAGAGCTAGGGGAGGAAATCATACTGGTGGCTGGCTTCAAACACTCCCAG TTCCAGGTGTTGACATCTAGCTCGGCCGAGGCCATCTTAACTTTGCGTTCAGTTCTTGAGCTTAATCAAGAAGCTAGTGAAGGGCTCAATCTGGTACTGATGGACCATGACCCCCAGCAGTACCTTCCAGACCTGCTGGCTctggagagagaggagctccTCTGCCCCTCTGGCTGCTCCGTCCTTCTGATCTACAGGAACCAAAGAGCCGGAGATCTCAGAGAAATCCTGAGTTACGTCAGAGCGAGGCCCGACTGCTACTGCATCAAGTCAACGCTTCAGTTTATGACAGAGATTATCTACCAAAAGGAAAGCATAAGGGTAGATAGGGTTAGCAGAATGTAA